A single window of Patescibacteria group bacterium DNA harbors:
- a CDS encoding acyl carrier protein, with amino-acid sequence MKMNNVHSYNFAKVGIINIDVIFEQLKNIFMKEFKIPLKKIQKKSNLSDDLGFCSRMFIEFLCAVEEQFDFVLSLDDESYYNEQVDTVGNAILFVYYMQFKHKYTKAITI; translated from the coding sequence ATGAAAATGAATAATGTTCATTCTTATAATTTTGCAAAAGTTGGTATTATTAACATTGATGTAATTTTTGAACAATTAAAGAATATTTTTATGAAGGAATTTAAAATTCCTCTAAAAAAAATACAAAAAAAGAGCAATCTTTCTGATGATCTTGGTTTCTGTAGCAGAATGTTTATAGAATTTCTGTGTGCTGTTGAAGAGCAATTTGATTTTGTTCTTTCACTTGATGATGAAAGTTATTATAATGAACAAGTTGATACCGTTGGGAATGCAATTCTATTCGTATATTATATGCAATTTAAGCATAAATATACAAAAGCAATAACAATATAG